A genome region from Deinococcus seoulensis includes the following:
- a CDS encoding helix-turn-helix domain-containing protein, producing MFGDSRRQAYISAVERGEYEPALETLVKFAEALSCAISDIQPLVSFDSSPSPAPKGVLP from the coding sequence ATGTTTGGCGATTCCCGGCGGCAGGCCTACATCAGCGCAGTCGAGCGCGGGGAGTATGAACCCGCGCTTGAAACCCTGGTCAAGTTTGCCGAGGCCCTCTCTTGTGCGATATCCGATATACAACCTCTTGTAAGTTTTGATTCTTCGCCTTCCCCCGCCCCCAAAGGAGTCCTGCCATGA
- a CDS encoding helix-turn-helix domain-containing protein, with amino-acid sequence MIPNRDLNPNDLLVLTPAQAGQLLNVCRSKIYDLAKSGELATITLYKGGPLRILRTDLDVFIAGRKEAMAQAIEEHLDRVEPRRHMTPPQSRN; translated from the coding sequence ATGATCCCGAACCGCGACCTGAACCCCAACGACCTGCTCGTCCTCACCCCCGCACAGGCCGGGCAGCTGCTGAACGTCTGCCGCAGCAAGATCTACGACCTGGCCAAAAGCGGCGAGCTGGCCACCATCACCCTCTACAAGGGCGGCCCGCTCCGCATTCTGCGCACCGACCTCGACGTCTTCATCGCCGGGCGCAAGGAAGCCATGGCGCAGGCCATCGAGGAACACCTCGACCGCGTGGAGCCCCGCCGTCACATGACCCCGCCCCAGAGCCGCAACTAA